Proteins encoded together in one Caballeronia sp. NK8 window:
- a CDS encoding calcium:proton antiporter gives MKFKLDWTLVTPILALAVLGATALIHSTALIVLAAVALAFAVFAAVHHAEVVAHRVGEPFGTLVLAIAVTVIEVALIVSVMLSGGPEKAGLPRDTVFAAIMICSGAIVGLCLLIGGLRHHVQDFQLQGASAALAMLCALSVLTLVLPNFTSTVVGPALSTSQLIFVGVISLVLYVTFVFVQTIRHRDYFLPFTPPVVAGALDEEEAPHAPPPSNGDAWLALGFLMLSLVAVVGLAKLLSPAVEAGVAAAGAPEAVVGVVIAALVLLPEGLAAVRAARLNRLQTSLNLALGSALASIGLTIPTVAVVSIVIGQPISLGLAPKEIVMLALTLLVSVITLGTGRSTVLQGVVHLVIFAAFLFLSVVP, from the coding sequence ATGAAATTCAAGCTGGACTGGACCCTCGTTACCCCGATTCTCGCGCTCGCCGTGCTCGGCGCGACCGCGCTGATCCACAGCACCGCGCTGATCGTGCTCGCGGCCGTGGCGCTCGCGTTCGCCGTGTTCGCGGCCGTGCATCATGCCGAAGTGGTCGCGCATCGCGTCGGCGAGCCGTTCGGCACGCTGGTGCTGGCGATCGCGGTCACGGTGATCGAGGTCGCGCTGATCGTCTCGGTGATGCTCTCCGGCGGCCCTGAGAAAGCGGGCCTGCCGCGTGACACCGTTTTTGCCGCGATCATGATCTGCAGCGGCGCGATCGTCGGCTTGTGTCTGCTCATCGGCGGCTTGCGGCATCACGTTCAGGACTTTCAGCTGCAAGGCGCGAGCGCCGCGCTCGCGATGCTCTGCGCGCTTTCCGTGCTCACGCTCGTGTTGCCGAATTTCACGAGCACGGTCGTGGGTCCCGCGCTGTCTACGTCGCAGCTGATCTTCGTCGGCGTGATCTCGCTCGTGCTGTACGTGACCTTCGTGTTCGTGCAGACGATCCGCCATCGCGATTATTTTCTGCCCTTTACGCCGCCGGTCGTGGCGGGCGCTCTGGACGAAGAAGAGGCGCCGCACGCGCCGCCGCCAAGCAACGGCGACGCATGGCTCGCGCTCGGCTTCCTGATGTTGTCTCTCGTCGCGGTGGTCGGGCTCGCCAAGCTCCTGTCGCCGGCGGTCGAGGCGGGTGTCGCGGCGGCGGGCGCGCCCGAGGCCGTGGTCGGCGTCGTGATCGCCGCGCTGGTGCTGCTGCCGGAAGGCTTGGCCGCCGTGCGCGCGGCGCGCCTGAACCGCCTGCAGACGAGCCTGAATCTCGCGCTCGGCTCGGCGCTCGCGAGCATCGGCCTGACGATTCCGACGGTCGCGGTCGTGTCGATCGTCATCGGCCAGCCGATTTCGCTCGGGCTCGCACCCAAGGAAATCGTCATGCTGGCGCTCACGCTGCTCGTGTCCGTCATCACGCTCGGCACCGGGCGCTCGACGGTGCTGCAAGGCGTCGTGCATCTCGTGATTTTTGCGGCTTTCCTGTTTCTTTCGGTCGTGCCTTGA
- a CDS encoding diguanylate cyclase — MLVAPIPVNEPARLATLRTLRILDTPPEERFDRLTRLARRLFDVPIALVSLIDENRQWFKSCAGLDAQETSRDISFCGHAILHDDVFMIPDARADVRFHDNPLVTGGPGIRFYAGQPLSVPNGMRLGTLCLIDTRPRELDTEQCGLLRDLAHIVEQEITAIELATVDELTLIANRRGFEALAQHALNVCKRMGRDASLLFFDLDDFKRINDTYGHAEGDRALTIFATALRESLRESDVIGRLGGDEFVALLTDAGDDDARHALERLRDALAARDAASSPGYRIRFSVGQTRFEAQRHASVIDLLASSDSKMYAHKAARKNGQAR, encoded by the coding sequence ATGCTCGTCGCACCGATACCCGTCAACGAACCCGCCCGCCTCGCCACGCTGCGTACGCTCAGAATCCTCGACACTCCGCCGGAAGAGCGCTTCGACCGCCTGACGCGCCTCGCGCGCCGCCTGTTCGATGTACCGATCGCGCTCGTGAGCCTCATCGACGAAAACCGGCAGTGGTTCAAGTCGTGCGCGGGTCTCGACGCACAGGAGACATCGCGCGATATCTCCTTTTGCGGACACGCGATCCTGCACGACGACGTCTTCATGATCCCCGATGCCCGCGCCGACGTGCGCTTTCACGACAATCCGCTCGTAACAGGCGGTCCGGGCATCCGTTTCTATGCGGGCCAGCCGCTTTCGGTGCCCAACGGCATGCGGCTCGGCACGCTGTGCCTGATCGACACGCGTCCGCGCGAACTCGACACGGAGCAATGCGGATTGCTGCGCGACCTCGCGCATATCGTCGAACAGGAGATCACGGCGATCGAACTCGCGACCGTCGACGAACTGACGCTGATCGCCAACCGGCGCGGTTTCGAGGCGCTCGCGCAGCACGCGCTGAATGTCTGCAAGCGCATGGGCCGCGACGCGTCGCTGCTGTTTTTCGATCTCGACGATTTCAAGCGCATCAACGACACCTACGGCCATGCCGAAGGCGACCGCGCGCTGACGATCTTCGCGACCGCGTTGCGCGAGTCGCTGCGTGAAAGCGATGTGATCGGGCGGCTGGGCGGCGACGAGTTCGTCGCGCTCCTGACCGACGCCGGCGACGACGACGCGCGCCACGCGCTCGAGCGCCTGCGCGATGCGCTGGCGGCGCGCGACGCGGCATCGTCGCCTGGCTATCGGATTCGCTTCAGCGTCGGTCAGACGCGCTTCGAAGCGCAGCGGCACGCGTCGGTCATCGACCTGCTCGCGTCGAGCGACAGCAAAATGTACGCGCACAAGGCCGCCCGCAAGAACGGCCAGGCGCGCTGA
- a CDS encoding MFS transporter encodes MDSIAAPREIEHDDAQIYRKVFWRFVPLFVACFVFSYLDRINISFAKLQMQSELGFSDAMYGFGASVFFVGYFLFEVPSNIVLHRVGAKRWIARIMITWGIASACMMFVRTDTWFYVLRFLIGALEAGFVPGALYFFTKWFPSSRRGRINSFFMASIALCGIIGSPLSGAIMKFCDGLNGMPGWQWLFLLEGIPSVVLGFVVLAFVDDEVDHAKWLDAGEKRALKAQLASDPKVGEVHSLRAAFSEPVTLVMALIYLFLAMGIYGLVFWMPQLVKTAGTSDPFMIGLISMLPYAVAGIGMILIGRHSDRTGERRWHLGACALAGTVGYVLCGFFPGNTVMLVIGLTIAATGIITSLGLFWILPTRFLTGIAAASGIALINSVGQFGGIISPYMVGKVKTMTGSATPGLYAIAFACLLGAMLIVWGLPRRLYFRESGSE; translated from the coding sequence GTGGATTCCATCGCCGCCCCGCGCGAGATTGAGCACGACGACGCCCAGATTTACCGCAAGGTGTTCTGGCGCTTCGTGCCGCTGTTCGTCGCGTGCTTCGTGTTCTCGTATCTCGACCGCATCAACATCAGTTTCGCGAAGCTGCAGATGCAAAGCGAACTCGGTTTCTCCGACGCGATGTACGGCTTCGGCGCGAGCGTGTTCTTCGTCGGCTATTTTCTGTTCGAGGTGCCGAGCAATATCGTCTTGCATCGCGTCGGGGCGAAGCGCTGGATCGCGCGGATCATGATCACGTGGGGCATCGCGTCGGCGTGCATGATGTTCGTGCGTACCGATACATGGTTCTACGTGCTGCGTTTTCTGATCGGCGCGCTCGAAGCGGGCTTCGTGCCGGGCGCGCTGTACTTCTTCACGAAGTGGTTTCCGTCGTCGCGGCGCGGACGCATCAACTCGTTCTTCATGGCGTCGATCGCGCTGTGCGGGATCATCGGCAGTCCGCTCTCGGGCGCGATCATGAAGTTCTGCGACGGCCTGAACGGCATGCCCGGCTGGCAATGGCTCTTTCTGCTCGAAGGCATTCCGTCGGTGGTGCTCGGCTTCGTCGTGCTCGCGTTCGTCGATGACGAAGTCGATCACGCGAAATGGCTCGACGCCGGCGAAAAGCGCGCGCTGAAAGCGCAACTCGCGAGCGATCCGAAAGTCGGCGAAGTGCATTCGCTGAGGGCCGCGTTCAGCGAGCCCGTGACGCTCGTGATGGCGCTCATCTATCTCTTCCTCGCGATGGGCATCTACGGTCTCGTCTTCTGGATGCCGCAGCTCGTGAAGACCGCCGGCACCAGCGACCCGTTCATGATCGGCCTGATCTCGATGTTGCCGTACGCGGTCGCGGGCATCGGCATGATCCTGATCGGCAGGCATTCGGACCGAACCGGCGAGCGGCGCTGGCATCTCGGCGCGTGCGCGCTCGCGGGCACGGTCGGTTATGTGCTGTGCGGCTTCTTCCCCGGCAACACGGTGATGCTCGTGATCGGCCTCACGATCGCGGCGACCGGCATCATCACGTCGCTCGGGCTGTTCTGGATTCTGCCGACGCGCTTTCTCACCGGCATCGCGGCGGCGAGCGGCATCGCGCTGATCAATTCGGTCGGGCAGTTCGGCGGCATCATCAGCCCGTACATGGTCGGCAAGGTGAAGACGATGACCGGCAGCGCGACGCCCGGTCTCTACGCGATCGCGTTCGCGTGCCTGCTCGGCGCGATGCTGATCGTCTGGGGCCTGCCGCGCCGTCTCTACTTCCGCGAGAGCGGCAGCGAATGA
- a CDS encoding SDR family NAD(P)-dependent oxidoreductase, whose product MNQYDFTNRAAVVTGGAQGIGYAVAERLLEGGARVALWDRDEGALSEARARLGDVQTVLVDLTDRDAVIQATSRTLERFGQIDVLVHSAGIAGANATVAEYAPQEWSRVIDVDLNAAFHVNQAIVRTMIARGYGRIVNIASIAGKEGNPNASAYSAAKAGVIALTKSLGKETAGLDIAVNAVTPAAARTKIFEQIKQEHIDYMLSKIPRGRFVDVKEIAAMVAFLASAENSFTTGAVFDLSGGRATY is encoded by the coding sequence ATGAACCAATACGACTTCACGAATCGCGCAGCCGTGGTGACGGGCGGCGCGCAGGGCATCGGCTACGCGGTGGCGGAGCGTCTGCTCGAAGGCGGCGCGCGCGTCGCGCTGTGGGATCGCGATGAAGGCGCGTTGTCCGAGGCGCGCGCGCGTCTGGGCGACGTGCAAACCGTGCTCGTCGATCTGACGGATCGCGATGCGGTCATTCAAGCCACGTCGCGCACGCTGGAGCGCTTCGGGCAAATCGACGTCCTCGTGCACAGCGCGGGCATCGCGGGCGCCAACGCGACGGTCGCCGAGTACGCGCCGCAAGAATGGTCGCGCGTGATCGACGTCGATCTGAACGCCGCGTTCCACGTCAATCAGGCGATCGTCCGGACGATGATCGCGCGCGGCTACGGGCGTATCGTCAACATCGCGTCGATCGCGGGCAAGGAAGGCAATCCGAACGCATCGGCCTATAGCGCGGCGAAGGCGGGCGTGATCGCGCTCACCAAGAGCCTCGGCAAGGAAACGGCGGGGCTCGACATCGCGGTGAACGCCGTGACGCCCGCTGCCGCGCGCACCAAAATCTTCGAGCAGATCAAGCAGGAACACATCGACTACATGCTGTCGAAGATTCCGCGCGGGCGCTTCGTCGACGTGAAGGAGATCGCGGCGATGGTCGCGTTCCTGGCGTCCGCCGAGAACTCGTTCACGACGGGCGCGGTGTTCGATCTTTCCGGAGGACGCGCGACGTACTGA
- a CDS encoding fumarylacetoacetate hydrolase family protein, translating into MKLLRYGAPGQEKPGLLDSTGAIRDLSGVIGDIAGDALLPESLARLARLDPSTLPAVPAGERIGPCVGRIGKFICIGLNYADHAAESNLPVPSEPVVFNKWLSAVVGPNDDVRIPRGSKKTDWEVELGVVIGKGGAYIDEADALSHVAGYCVINDVSEREYQIERGGTWDKGKGCDTFGPIGPWLVTADEVPDPHRLPLWLEVDGKRYQDGNTSTMIFKVGEIVAYLSRFMSLQPGDVISTGTPPGVGMGQKPEAVYLRAGQTMRLGIEGLGEQRQRTVNA; encoded by the coding sequence ATGAAGCTGCTGCGATACGGCGCGCCCGGCCAGGAAAAGCCCGGCCTTCTCGATTCAACCGGCGCGATCCGCGACCTGTCCGGCGTGATCGGCGATATCGCCGGCGACGCGCTGCTGCCCGAATCGCTCGCGCGTCTCGCGAGACTCGATCCGTCGACGCTGCCGGCCGTGCCTGCGGGCGAGCGCATCGGGCCGTGCGTGGGGCGCATCGGCAAGTTCATCTGCATCGGCCTGAACTATGCGGATCACGCGGCGGAATCGAATCTGCCGGTGCCGTCCGAGCCGGTCGTGTTCAACAAATGGCTGTCGGCGGTCGTCGGCCCGAACGACGACGTTCGCATTCCGCGCGGCTCGAAAAAGACCGACTGGGAAGTGGAACTGGGCGTCGTGATCGGTAAAGGCGGCGCGTATATCGACGAAGCCGATGCGCTGAGTCATGTCGCCGGTTACTGCGTGATCAACGACGTGTCCGAGCGCGAGTATCAGATCGAGCGCGGCGGCACCTGGGACAAGGGCAAGGGCTGCGACACCTTCGGCCCGATCGGTCCGTGGCTCGTCACCGCCGACGAAGTGCCCGATCCGCACCGGCTGCCGCTCTGGCTCGAAGTCGACGGCAAGCGCTATCAGGACGGCAACACCAGCACGATGATCTTCAAGGTCGGCGAAATCGTCGCGTATCTTTCGCGCTTCATGAGCCTGCAACCGGGCGACGTCATCTCGACGGGCACGCCGCCGGGCGTCGGCATGGGACAGAAACCCGAAGCCGTCTATCTGCGCGCGGGACAGACAATGCGCCTCGGCATCGAAGGGCTGGGTGAACAACGACAACGCACGGTGAACGCATGA